A window of the Myxococcus fulvus genome harbors these coding sequences:
- a CDS encoding sulfotransferase domain-containing protein: protein MTASDTAHRQPSSRLPKSLPELQALRAWREPISGPARFHVEPTDIFVATYPKCGTTWTQQIVHGLRTRGDMGFEEISLVVPWLESPPLPGVDLAGPQVARPRAFKTHLHWERVPKGGRYIHVMRDPADTLTSFYHYVNGWMFEPDSVSVEEFCFGIFLKDARFGCYWEHLRAWWSVRERDDVLLLAYEDMKEDLESAVRSIGAFMGIPLDDELVALVTKQSTFEFMHAHESQFDDHPTTEAVNRLIALPPEVQTTKVRAGRVGDSSELSASVHDVLAATWRADIEVPLGIPSYAHLRSQARTIRS from the coding sequence CGGAGCTGCAAGCCCTGCGCGCATGGCGCGAACCCATCTCCGGCCCCGCGCGCTTCCACGTGGAGCCGACAGACATCTTCGTCGCCACCTATCCCAAGTGCGGAACCACCTGGACGCAGCAGATCGTCCACGGACTGCGCACGCGCGGCGACATGGGCTTCGAGGAGATCTCCCTCGTCGTCCCGTGGCTGGAGAGCCCACCCCTCCCAGGCGTCGACCTCGCGGGACCCCAGGTCGCCAGGCCCCGCGCGTTCAAGACCCACCTGCATTGGGAGCGGGTGCCGAAGGGCGGGCGCTACATCCACGTGATGCGAGACCCGGCGGACACGCTCACGTCCTTCTATCACTACGTGAATGGCTGGATGTTCGAGCCCGACTCCGTCAGCGTGGAGGAGTTCTGCTTCGGCATCTTCCTGAAGGACGCGCGCTTCGGCTGCTACTGGGAACACCTGCGCGCCTGGTGGAGCGTGCGTGAGCGCGACGACGTGCTGCTGCTCGCCTACGAGGACATGAAGGAGGACCTGGAGTCAGCGGTCCGAAGCATCGGCGCCTTCATGGGCATCCCCCTGGACGACGAGCTCGTCGCGCTCGTGACGAAGCAGTCCACCTTCGAGTTCATGCACGCGCACGAGTCCCAGTTCGACGACCACCCGACGACCGAGGCCGTCAATCGACTCATCGCGCTCCCACCCGAGGTCCAGACCACCAAGGTCCGGGCGGGCCGCGTGGGAGACTCCTCGGAGCTGTCCGCGTCGGTGCACGACGTGCTCGCCGCGACCTGGCGCGCGGACATCGAGGTGCCACTCGGCATCCCCTCCTATGCACACCTGCGCTCTCAAGCCCGGACGATTCGCTCGTAG
- a CDS encoding sulfotransferase: MRRSPLYTFVICPNNSGSTLLVRLLATSDQVSVFDSMNHEGQWLVHRDDPEAMPIPDTGSDELRNWTTNEAKFADPQRYHWERIKAVWHRAWDLGKAVLVEKSPPMVMAAPLLQEQFAPARFIVSVRSPYAFAEGVRRKRGYPLSVATAHWVRSSRLQLRNRAVLRGSLFFRYEDLCQSPERIAARILEYIPELGRLDVGRAFDIMGEHSTIRDFNGDSLGRMSAADLDEINTALAGHEDVLEALGYERIVRA; the protein is encoded by the coding sequence GTGCGCAGGTCGCCGCTGTACACATTCGTCATCTGTCCGAACAACAGCGGCAGCACGTTGCTGGTGCGGCTGTTGGCCACGTCGGACCAGGTGTCCGTGTTCGACTCGATGAACCACGAGGGACAGTGGCTGGTGCACCGGGATGACCCGGAGGCGATGCCCATCCCCGACACCGGGTCGGACGAGCTTCGCAACTGGACGACGAACGAGGCGAAGTTCGCGGACCCCCAGCGCTACCACTGGGAGCGCATCAAGGCCGTCTGGCATCGCGCGTGGGATTTGGGCAAGGCGGTGCTCGTGGAGAAGAGCCCGCCCATGGTGATGGCCGCGCCGCTGTTGCAGGAGCAGTTCGCGCCCGCGCGGTTCATCGTCTCGGTGCGCAGTCCCTATGCCTTCGCCGAGGGCGTGCGGCGCAAGCGCGGCTATCCGCTGTCCGTCGCGACGGCGCATTGGGTGCGCTCCAGTCGTCTGCAGCTGCGCAACCGGGCCGTGCTGCGAGGCTCGCTCTTCTTTCGTTATGAAGACCTCTGTCAGTCGCCGGAGCGCATCGCCGCGCGAATCCTCGAGTACATCCCGGAGCTGGGGCGGCTGGATGTCGGCCGCGCGTTCGACATCATGGGCGAGCACAGCACCATCCGGGACTTCAACGGGGACTCGCTCGGGCGCATGAGCGCCGCGGACCTGGATGAAATCAACACGGCGCTCGCGGGCCACGAGGACGTGCTGGAGGCGCTGGGCTACGAGCGAATCGTCCGGGCTTGA
- a CDS encoding MFS transporter translates to MRRESGVRVSDGGVEEGAPAGRGVPGLSGAVTWLFAVACGLAVANVYYAQPLLDAMARELGLAPATVGVVVTVTQVGYGVGLLFLVPLGDLVERRRLVALQMLLSVAALVLVGLAPTGAVLLGALAVVGLLAVVTQVLVAFSASLASPAERGRVVGLVTSGVVIGILMARTVAGFLSDVAGWRSVYLVSAGATLLVALALLRVLPRERARTRLSYPELLRSVLTLFVEEPVLRVRAVLALLGFATFSTLWTPMVLLLAAPPFSLSHTQVGLFGLAGVAGALGASRAGRLADRGFGNRTTWFALVLLLVSWVPVVLTQTHQSLWALGLGIIGLDLAIQALHVTNQSELYAVRPEARSRLVAGYMVFYSIGSGAGSLASTVVFAHAGWVGVCAQGAAIAAVALVFWGVTRLAARERGFARARRVSS, encoded by the coding sequence ATGCGGCGCGAGTCCGGGGTGCGGGTCTCCGACGGTGGAGTGGAGGAGGGGGCGCCCGCGGGCAGGGGCGTGCCCGGGCTGTCGGGCGCGGTGACGTGGTTGTTCGCGGTGGCCTGCGGGCTGGCCGTCGCCAACGTGTACTACGCGCAGCCGCTGTTGGATGCGATGGCGCGGGAGCTGGGGTTGGCGCCGGCGACGGTGGGCGTGGTCGTCACCGTCACGCAGGTGGGGTACGGGGTGGGGTTGTTGTTCCTGGTGCCGCTGGGCGATCTGGTGGAGCGGCGTCGGCTGGTCGCGCTGCAGATGCTGCTGTCGGTGGCGGCGTTGGTGTTGGTGGGGCTTGCGCCCACGGGTGCGGTGTTGCTCGGCGCGCTGGCGGTGGTGGGGTTGCTCGCGGTCGTCACGCAGGTGTTGGTGGCGTTCTCCGCGTCGCTGGCGTCGCCGGCCGAGCGGGGCCGCGTGGTGGGGTTGGTGACGAGCGGGGTGGTGATAGGCATCCTGATGGCTCGCACCGTGGCGGGCTTCCTGTCGGACGTCGCCGGGTGGCGCTCCGTCTATCTCGTGTCGGCGGGCGCGACGTTGCTCGTGGCGCTGGCGCTGCTGCGGGTGCTGCCTCGGGAGCGCGCGCGCACGCGGCTGTCCTATCCGGAGCTGTTGCGCTCGGTGCTCACGCTGTTCGTGGAGGAGCCCGTGTTGCGCGTCCGCGCGGTGCTCGCGCTGTTGGGCTTCGCCACGTTCAGCACCTTGTGGACGCCGATGGTGCTGCTGCTGGCGGCGCCTCCGTTCTCGCTCTCGCACACGCAGGTGGGCCTGTTCGGCCTCGCGGGGGTGGCGGGCGCGCTGGGTGCGTCGAGGGCGGGGCGACTGGCGGACCGGGGCTTCGGGAATCGGACGACGTGGTTCGCGCTGGTGCTGCTGCTGGTGTCGTGGGTTCCCGTGGTGTTGACGCAGACGCACCAGTCGTTGTGGGCGCTGGGGTTGGGAATCATCGGCCTGGACCTGGCCATCCAGGCGTTGCACGTGACCAACCAGAGCGAGCTGTACGCGGTCCGTCCGGAGGCGCGCAGCCGGTTGGTGGCGGGCTACATGGTCTTCTATTCCATCGGGAGTGGCGCGGGCTCGCTCGCGTCCACGGTGGTGTTCGCGCACGCGGGTTGGGTGGGCGTGTGCGCGCAAGGGGCGGCCATCGCCGCCGTGGCGCTGGTGTTCTGGGGTGTCACGCGACTGGCGGCGCGAGAGCGGGGATTCGCGAGGGCTCGCCGCGTCTCGTCATGA
- a CDS encoding winged helix-turn-helix transcriptional regulator — protein MAQRKPPSQAECPVERTVDILGDEWSLLILRDVFDGLRRFGELHKNLGVARNILSGRLRNLVAHGILETVAASDGSAFHEYALTPKGKDLFQVIVALRQWGEHHCFQPDEPRSRLVDAEHGRPVRPLELRAEDGRALACSDAVVKKVSEQKPRRKR, from the coding sequence ATGGCGCAGCGAAAGCCCCCCAGCCAGGCCGAGTGCCCCGTCGAGCGGACCGTGGACATCCTCGGCGACGAGTGGTCCCTGCTCATCCTCCGGGACGTGTTCGACGGCCTGCGCCGCTTCGGAGAGCTCCACAAGAACCTGGGCGTGGCGCGCAACATCCTCTCCGGTCGCCTGCGCAACCTCGTCGCGCACGGCATCCTGGAGACGGTGGCCGCGTCCGACGGGAGCGCCTTCCACGAGTACGCGCTGACGCCCAAGGGCAAGGACCTGTTCCAGGTCATCGTGGCTTTGAGGCAGTGGGGCGAGCACCACTGCTTCCAACCCGACGAGCCCCGCTCCCGGCTGGTCGACGCGGAGCACGGCAGGCCCGTGCGCCCCCTGGAGCTGCGCGCCGAGGACGGCCGTGCCCTGGCGTGCTCGGACGCCGTCGTGAAGAAGGTGTCCGAGCAGAAGCCGCGCAGGAAGCGCTGA
- a CDS encoding OsmC family protein, whose amino-acid sequence MEGFPLRLTWKGSTASEYSRNAVAGTDGKPDILVSAGTGYGGEDSRWNPEDLLGASVAQCHLLTFLALAKKLRLDVRSYEDQVTVFLDTVEKVKRVNKVRLAPLIRVAPGTDVEKVREMFVKAHKYCFIGQSITAEVVMEPTIEVLSAQ is encoded by the coding sequence GTGGAAGGATTTCCGCTGAGGCTCACGTGGAAGGGCTCCACCGCGAGCGAGTACAGCCGCAACGCGGTGGCCGGCACGGATGGCAAGCCGGACATCCTGGTGAGCGCGGGGACGGGGTATGGCGGTGAGGACTCGCGCTGGAATCCGGAGGACCTGCTCGGGGCCTCGGTGGCGCAGTGCCACCTGCTCACGTTCCTGGCGCTGGCGAAGAAGCTGCGGCTGGACGTGCGCTCGTACGAGGACCAGGTGACGGTGTTCCTCGACACGGTGGAGAAGGTGAAGCGGGTGAACAAGGTCCGCCTGGCGCCGCTCATCCGCGTGGCGCCGGGCACGGACGTGGAGAAGGTGCGCGAGATGTTCGTGAAGGCGCACAAGTACTGCTTCATCGGCCAGAGCATCACCGCCGAGGTGGTGATGGAGCCGACCATCGAGGTGCTGTCCGCGCAGTAG
- a CDS encoding ABC transporter substrate-binding protein, translated as MSVHLTELLSSAPAYPRRVVCMTEETTEVLYRIGAGELVVGVSGFTVRPPEARKKPRVSSFLDANFERILELKPDLVLGFSDLQADLGRELCKRGVPVYLFNQRSVAEILQSVRLTGALVGRAEAAEKLAEELTANLTRHADAAESLPRRPRIFFEEWHEPLISGIRWCSELVELVGGVDVCRESRASQGAKGRIFEPEEVARRNPEGVIASWCGRKAKRDKIAARPGWEKVTAVVDDQLYEVKSSLILQPGPAALSDGVEKLARIVSAIARGEKLPVPKGADLRGG; from the coding sequence ATGAGCGTCCACCTGACCGAGTTGCTTTCCAGCGCGCCCGCCTACCCGCGGCGGGTGGTGTGCATGACGGAGGAGACGACGGAGGTGCTCTACCGCATCGGCGCGGGGGAGCTGGTGGTGGGGGTGTCTGGCTTCACGGTGCGGCCGCCGGAGGCGCGCAAGAAGCCCCGGGTGTCGTCGTTCCTGGACGCCAACTTCGAGCGCATCTTGGAGCTCAAACCGGACCTGGTGCTGGGCTTCTCCGACCTGCAGGCGGACCTGGGCCGCGAGCTGTGCAAGCGGGGCGTGCCCGTGTACCTGTTCAACCAGCGCTCGGTGGCGGAGATCCTCCAGTCGGTGCGGCTGACGGGCGCGCTGGTGGGGCGGGCGGAGGCGGCGGAGAAGCTGGCGGAGGAGCTGACGGCGAACCTCACGCGCCACGCGGACGCGGCGGAGTCCTTGCCGCGCCGGCCGCGCATCTTCTTCGAGGAGTGGCACGAGCCGCTCATCTCCGGCATCCGCTGGTGCTCGGAGCTGGTGGAGCTGGTGGGCGGGGTGGACGTGTGCCGCGAGTCGCGCGCGTCGCAGGGCGCCAAGGGGCGCATCTTCGAGCCCGAGGAGGTGGCGCGCAGGAACCCCGAGGGCGTCATCGCCAGCTGGTGTGGCCGCAAGGCGAAGCGGGACAAGATTGCCGCGCGTCCGGGCTGGGAGAAGGTGACGGCGGTGGTGGACGACCAGCTCTACGAGGTGAAGAGCAGCCTCATCCTGCAGCCGGGGCCCGCGGCGTTGTCGGACGGCGTGGAGAAGCTCGCGCGCATCGTCTCGGCGATTGCGCGCGGGGAGAAGCTGCCCGTGCCGAAGGGCGCGGACCTGCGCGGCGGCTGA
- a CDS encoding serine/threonine protein kinase encodes MIENNAPTNGAPPDMVDPLLGRVLNERFRILETLGAGGMGRVYKAMQAPLDRLVALKVLNPHYNDEGKDPGFQKRFFLEASVTAKLRHPNTVTVIDYGKTDDGIYYIAMEYLDGLTLGQLLTQVGPLPWARALNITQQIARSLREAHKVGLIHRDLKPANVMVLNQETDHDIVKVLDFGLVKSFIGDTDVPQDTSLTQAGIILGSPQYMAPEQARNVADPRSDVYSMGVVLYQMLMGQPPFLAAQSIDVIVKHINEPPPAFGAVWPSHGVPAEVEALVMKCLAKIPSERYQSMDEVLEAMRRLSHVVGVSGVFSGPRLTGTGSGPRSGPISGPVSAAGSGPSTMALDIAVEEPAAKSGKGLLLPMAILGGAIVIGGGLFAVAMMMREPKLKPLPPSSVPPAVTARQAPPAQPAKTAPDTAAIAVDDELALAPLVPGNAPSVVFIIESDPMGARVRAGTKDLGVTPVKYKVRQDGEGKANAELTFTLEGYQPLTVKAEGTGTEQTIRHRLFKKKPNPPARPQRPAESRENFKENPY; translated from the coding sequence ATGATTGAAAACAACGCCCCGACGAATGGCGCGCCGCCAGACATGGTGGATCCGCTGCTGGGGCGCGTCCTCAACGAGCGCTTCCGCATCCTGGAGACCCTGGGCGCCGGAGGCATGGGCCGCGTCTACAAGGCGATGCAGGCGCCGCTGGACCGGCTGGTCGCGCTGAAGGTCCTGAACCCCCACTACAACGACGAGGGCAAGGACCCGGGCTTCCAGAAGCGCTTCTTCCTGGAGGCCAGCGTCACCGCGAAGCTGCGCCACCCCAACACCGTCACCGTCATCGACTACGGCAAGACGGACGACGGCATCTACTACATCGCGATGGAGTACCTGGACGGGCTCACGCTCGGTCAGCTGCTCACGCAGGTGGGCCCGCTGCCGTGGGCGCGCGCGCTCAACATCACGCAGCAGATCGCCCGCTCGCTGCGCGAGGCGCACAAGGTCGGCCTCATCCACCGCGACCTGAAGCCCGCCAACGTGATGGTCCTCAACCAGGAGACGGACCACGACATCGTCAAGGTGCTCGACTTCGGCCTGGTGAAGTCCTTCATCGGCGACACGGACGTGCCGCAGGACACGTCGCTCACCCAGGCGGGCATCATCCTGGGCTCGCCGCAGTACATGGCGCCGGAGCAGGCGCGCAACGTCGCCGACCCGCGCAGCGACGTGTACAGCATGGGCGTGGTGCTCTATCAGATGCTGATGGGCCAGCCGCCCTTCCTGGCCGCGCAGAGCATCGACGTCATCGTCAAGCACATCAACGAGCCCCCTCCCGCCTTCGGCGCCGTCTGGCCCAGCCATGGCGTGCCCGCGGAGGTGGAGGCGCTCGTCATGAAGTGCCTCGCCAAGATTCCCTCCGAGCGCTACCAGTCCATGGACGAGGTGCTGGAGGCCATGCGCCGGCTCTCGCACGTGGTGGGCGTCAGCGGCGTCTTCAGCGGCCCGCGCCTGACGGGCACCGGCAGCGGTCCTCGCAGCGGCCCCATCAGCGGGCCGGTGAGCGCCGCCGGCTCCGGCCCCAGCACCATGGCGCTGGACATCGCCGTGGAGGAGCCGGCCGCGAAGTCCGGCAAGGGCCTGCTCTTGCCCATGGCCATCCTGGGCGGCGCCATCGTGATTGGCGGCGGACTGTTCGCGGTGGCGATGATGATGCGCGAGCCCAAGCTCAAGCCGCTGCCTCCCTCGTCCGTCCCTCCCGCCGTCACCGCGCGCCAGGCGCCCCCGGCCCAGCCCGCGAAGACGGCCCCGGACACCGCGGCCATCGCCGTGGACGACGAGCTGGCGCTGGCGCCGCTGGTGCCCGGCAACGCGCCCTCGGTGGTCTTCATCATCGAGAGCGACCCCATGGGCGCCCGCGTGCGCGCGGGGACCAAGGACCTGGGTGTCACCCCCGTGAAGTACAAGGTCCGGCAGGACGGTGAAGGCAAGGCGAACGCGGAGCTGACCTTCACGCTGGAGGGCTACCAACCCCTCACGGTGAAGGCCGAGGGCACCGGCACCGAACAGACCATCCGCCACAGGCTCTTCAAGAAGAAGCCGAATCCGCCGGCCCGCCCCCAACGGCCCGCTGAGTCGCGCGAGAATTTCAAGGAAAACCCCTACTAG
- a CDS encoding TonB-dependent receptor domain-containing protein, protein MCLCASQALADARLEARRHFRNGMSLIARKEYDQGIAELEQAYAIKPHPNVLFNIARAYQDAGRSAEALETYRRYLASNPPDASTVETTIAALEAKQREAEAAAGATDNSALPMPPPPASVQSQQQLAGLLERLEKAIERAETMPSGPATSAPSTYVPSVLPGVSEAVTGDDGAVPYEERVVTASRRAQSSLEAPNATTVITAEDIRLSGATSLPELMRRVPGADVMSLGIGSANVSMRGFNQRIANKVLVLVDGRTEYQDFLGLTLWSSIPIGLDEIERIEVIRGPGSALYGANAMLGVINIITQAPGSGPRARFTVTGGTGHSVAGSFLSHGSSGALRYRASVAYSQADKWSRDYASDRPDIVLRDPDPDIGMRGARATLSTVYSFAEGRTVGLSGGVHRYATEIYPLGLLRNYFMDGLNAYAKGDVELGPLKLKTFWNHISGSAGPQYEPIGQRSLGTEVSSNLFNAELLFARAFHLGGEHQLNVGVEGRLKRVGWDYLGPLREEVHAAAFVQDEWRLADPLRLIASYRVDRHPLLDGGSPGLAHSPRVSALFMPVEGHAFRISAASAFREPTFLESYTRLLVPVQGVNGASALTTGNTALRPERLTAFELGWRGESAELGMDWDVALYQNRVKDLIGLSNFERLPVGESYDAATGNYLIGRSRFVNEDSIYTARGAEAGLTLAVIDGLGLKASAAFQTVSSDLEDKAECGPCSQVPQLKLYGGVTYRTKADLEFGVDLAYTSSTTWIEREPAAADPTRIELAANPLGAHTIINARVGYTAVKNLVDVALIGSQLGAAHSQHPFGNRIERRVYATLTVTP, encoded by the coding sequence CTGTGTCTTTGCGCGTCGCAGGCCCTGGCGGACGCACGTCTGGAAGCCCGTCGCCACTTCCGCAACGGCATGAGCCTCATCGCCCGGAAGGAGTACGACCAGGGCATCGCCGAGCTGGAGCAGGCGTACGCCATCAAGCCGCACCCCAACGTCCTCTTCAACATCGCGCGCGCGTACCAGGACGCGGGCCGCTCGGCGGAGGCGCTGGAGACCTACCGGCGCTACCTGGCGAGCAACCCGCCCGACGCGTCCACGGTGGAGACCACCATCGCGGCGCTGGAGGCGAAGCAGCGCGAGGCGGAGGCCGCCGCCGGCGCGACGGACAACTCCGCGCTGCCCATGCCGCCGCCCCCCGCGAGCGTCCAGTCCCAGCAGCAGCTGGCGGGCCTGCTGGAGCGGCTGGAGAAGGCCATCGAGCGCGCGGAGACCATGCCCTCCGGCCCCGCGACGAGCGCGCCCTCCACGTACGTGCCCTCCGTGCTGCCCGGCGTCTCCGAGGCGGTCACGGGTGACGACGGCGCGGTGCCCTACGAGGAGCGCGTGGTGACGGCCAGCCGCCGCGCCCAGTCCTCGCTGGAGGCGCCCAACGCCACCACCGTCATCACCGCGGAGGACATCCGCCTGTCGGGCGCCACCAGCCTGCCGGAGCTCATGCGGCGCGTGCCGGGCGCGGACGTGATGTCACTGGGCATCGGCAGCGCCAACGTGTCCATGCGCGGCTTCAACCAGCGCATCGCCAACAAGGTGCTCGTGCTCGTCGACGGCCGCACCGAGTACCAGGACTTCCTCGGCCTGACGCTCTGGTCGTCCATCCCCATCGGCCTGGATGAAATCGAGCGCATCGAGGTCATCCGCGGCCCGGGCAGCGCGCTCTACGGCGCCAACGCCATGTTGGGCGTCATCAACATCATCACCCAGGCTCCCGGCTCCGGCCCCCGCGCGCGCTTCACCGTGACGGGCGGCACCGGCCACAGCGTGGCGGGCTCGTTCCTGAGCCACGGCAGCTCCGGGGCGCTGCGCTACCGCGCGTCGGTGGCGTACTCGCAGGCGGACAAGTGGAGCCGCGACTACGCCAGCGACAGGCCGGACATCGTGCTGCGGGACCCGGACCCGGACATCGGCATGCGCGGGGCCCGGGCCACGCTGTCCACGGTGTACAGCTTCGCGGAGGGCCGCACGGTGGGCCTGTCCGGCGGCGTGCACCGCTACGCGACGGAAATCTATCCGCTGGGCCTCTTGCGCAACTACTTCATGGACGGCCTCAACGCGTACGCCAAGGGCGACGTGGAGCTGGGGCCGCTGAAGCTCAAGACGTTCTGGAACCACATCTCCGGCAGCGCCGGTCCCCAGTACGAGCCCATCGGTCAGCGCTCGCTGGGCACGGAGGTCAGCTCCAACCTGTTCAACGCGGAGCTGCTCTTCGCGCGCGCCTTCCACCTGGGCGGCGAGCACCAGCTCAACGTCGGCGTGGAGGGCCGCCTCAAGCGCGTGGGCTGGGACTACCTGGGCCCCTTGCGAGAAGAGGTCCACGCCGCCGCCTTCGTGCAGGACGAGTGGAGGCTCGCGGATCCGCTGCGCCTCATCGCCAGCTACCGCGTGGACCGGCACCCGCTGCTGGATGGCGGTTCGCCGGGCCTGGCGCACTCGCCGCGCGTGTCCGCGTTGTTCATGCCCGTGGAGGGCCACGCGTTCCGCATCAGCGCGGCGTCCGCCTTCCGCGAGCCCACGTTCCTGGAGAGCTACACGCGGCTGCTCGTCCCGGTGCAGGGCGTCAACGGCGCCAGCGCGCTGACGACGGGCAACACGGCCCTGCGCCCCGAGCGCCTCACCGCCTTCGAGCTGGGCTGGCGCGGCGAGTCCGCGGAGCTGGGCATGGACTGGGACGTGGCCCTGTACCAGAACCGGGTGAAGGACCTCATCGGCCTGTCCAACTTCGAGCGGCTGCCGGTGGGCGAGTCCTACGACGCGGCCACGGGCAACTACCTCATCGGCCGCTCGCGCTTCGTCAACGAGGACTCCATCTACACCGCGCGCGGCGCGGAAGCCGGCCTCACGCTGGCCGTCATCGATGGCCTGGGCCTCAAGGCGAGCGCCGCGTTCCAGACGGTCTCCTCGGACCTGGAGGACAAGGCGGAGTGCGGCCCGTGCAGCCAGGTGCCGCAGCTCAAGCTGTACGGCGGCGTCACCTACCGCACCAAGGCGGACCTCGAGTTCGGCGTGGACCTGGCCTACACCTCGTCCACGACCTGGATTGAGCGCGAGCCCGCGGCGGCGGACCCGACCCGCATCGAGCTGGCCGCGAACCCGCTGGGCGCCCACACCATCATCAACGCGCGCGTGGGCTACACGGCGGTGAAGAACCTGGTGGACGTGGCGCTCATCGGCAGCCAGCTCGGCGCCGCGCACTCCCAACACCCCTTTGGCAACCGCATCGAGCGGCGCGTCTACGCGACGCTGACGGTGACTCCATGA